The proteins below come from a single Arthrobacter crystallopoietes genomic window:
- the purU gene encoding formyltetrahydrofolate deformylase: protein MTMTALATTELLNDDLTADRVHAYAGKHTAPFVLTLSCPERPGIVHAVTSFLAERGFDIAEHQQFDDHVSGTLFLRTAFAPAGITAGSGGDKGSDADRPAMAAALAEEFVDVADRFGMTFEIHDGSPKRLLVMVSKFGHCLNDLIFRWQAGSLGAEIAVVVSNHEDLRPMAEAAGLPFVHVPVTAATKADAERRLLELVAEHNADLVVLARYMQVLSDDLCEALRGRAINIHHSFLPGFKGAKPYHQAYDRGVKLVGATAHYVTADLDEGPIIEQEVFRVDHSLDPASLVTVGRDAEAQALSRAVKWHCQHRVLLNNTRTVVFR, encoded by the coding sequence ATGACTATGACGGCTTTGGCCACCACTGAATTACTCAACGATGACCTTACGGCTGACCGTGTCCACGCGTACGCTGGGAAACACACGGCCCCGTTTGTCCTGACGCTCTCGTGTCCGGAACGTCCCGGAATTGTCCACGCTGTGACCAGCTTCCTGGCCGAGCGCGGCTTCGACATCGCGGAGCACCAGCAATTCGACGACCATGTAAGTGGCACGCTGTTCCTGCGGACAGCTTTTGCGCCGGCGGGCATAACAGCTGGATCCGGCGGGGACAAGGGCAGCGACGCGGATCGCCCGGCGATGGCGGCAGCCTTGGCTGAGGAGTTCGTGGATGTGGCGGACAGGTTCGGAATGACCTTCGAAATCCATGACGGCAGCCCCAAGCGGCTGCTGGTCATGGTGTCGAAATTCGGCCATTGCCTCAACGACCTGATCTTCCGGTGGCAGGCCGGGAGCCTTGGGGCTGAAATCGCCGTCGTTGTTTCCAATCATGAGGACTTGCGCCCGATGGCCGAGGCAGCTGGCCTGCCCTTTGTGCACGTGCCTGTGACTGCCGCTACCAAGGCCGACGCCGAGCGGCGGTTGCTGGAGCTCGTCGCAGAACACAACGCCGACCTGGTGGTGCTGGCACGCTACATGCAGGTGCTCTCGGACGACCTTTGCGAGGCCTTGCGCGGCCGCGCGATCAATATTCACCACTCGTTCCTGCCCGGGTTCAAGGGTGCCAAGCCGTACCACCAGGCCTACGACCGCGGCGTGAAGCTGGTCGGGGCCACCGCCCACTACGTCACCGCCGACCTGGACGAGGGCCCGATCATCGAGCAGGAGGTGTTCCGGGTTGACCACAGCCTGGATCCTGCGTCACTGGTTACAGTGGGCCGCGATGCCGAGGCCCAGGCCTTGTCCCGCGCCGTGAAGTGGCATTGCCAGCACCGAGTCCTGCTCAACAACACCCGCACCGTCGTCTTCCGCTAA